A window of the Agrococcus jejuensis genome harbors these coding sequences:
- a CDS encoding MATE family efflux transporter — translation MSQATASRDERRRLDRDIVALALPALGALVAEPAFLLVDTALVGHLGAAQLAGVGVGGAVLHTAVGLLIFLAYGTTPAVARLLGAGDRPGAIRAGVDGIWLAIVVGLALLAAIPLAHPLVALFGAAGDVTEHAATYLGISILGLPAMLVVLAATGLMRGLQDTRTPLIVAGAGFTANAILNAVLIYGLGLGVAGSAIGTVIAQWGMAAFFLAFSVREARREHVSLRPSLAAVGRVAGVGVWLLVRTLSLRVALIATTAVATRLGTDVLAATQVAFALFSTLAFALDALAIAGQALVGKALGAGDAALVRRITRRLVRWGLVGGAALGAILLALAWVVGGAFSSDPAVVGMLPWALVPLAVAQPIAGFVFVLDGVLIGAGDVRYLAFTGLVNLALYLPLLLLALLPAVPHGSAALAVLWLAFSVGYLGARALTLGLRARSDAWMVLGATR, via the coding sequence GTGAGCCAGGCCACCGCATCCCGCGACGAGCGGCGCAGGCTCGACCGCGACATCGTCGCCCTCGCGCTGCCGGCGCTCGGCGCGCTCGTCGCCGAGCCGGCGTTCCTGCTCGTCGACACCGCGCTCGTCGGCCACCTCGGCGCCGCGCAGCTCGCGGGCGTCGGCGTGGGCGGCGCCGTGCTGCACACCGCCGTCGGCCTGCTCATCTTCCTCGCCTACGGCACGACGCCCGCCGTCGCGCGACTGCTCGGCGCCGGCGACCGGCCGGGCGCGATCCGCGCAGGCGTCGACGGCATCTGGCTCGCGATCGTCGTGGGCCTCGCGCTGCTCGCGGCGATCCCGCTCGCGCATCCGCTCGTCGCGCTCTTCGGCGCCGCGGGCGACGTCACCGAGCATGCGGCGACGTACCTCGGCATCTCGATCCTCGGACTGCCGGCGATGCTCGTCGTGCTCGCCGCGACGGGCCTCATGCGCGGTCTGCAGGACACGCGCACGCCGCTCATCGTCGCGGGCGCGGGGTTCACGGCGAACGCGATCCTCAACGCCGTGCTCATCTACGGGCTCGGCCTGGGCGTCGCCGGCTCGGCGATCGGCACCGTGATCGCGCAGTGGGGCATGGCGGCGTTCTTCCTCGCGTTCTCGGTGCGCGAGGCGCGGCGCGAGCACGTGTCGCTGCGCCCCTCCCTCGCCGCCGTCGGCCGCGTCGCGGGCGTGGGCGTGTGGCTGCTCGTGCGCACGCTGTCGCTGCGCGTCGCGCTCATCGCGACGACGGCCGTCGCGACGCGACTCGGCACCGACGTGCTCGCGGCGACGCAGGTGGCGTTCGCGCTGTTCTCGACGCTCGCGTTCGCGTTGGATGCCCTCGCCATCGCGGGGCAGGCGCTGGTCGGCAAGGCGCTCGGCGCGGGCGACGCGGCGCTCGTGCGGCGCATCACGCGCAGGCTCGTGCGGTGGGGGCTCGTGGGCGGCGCGGCCCTCGGCGCCATCCTGCTCGCGCTCGCGTGGGTCGTCGGCGGAGCGTTCTCGTCGGATCCTGCCGTCGTCGGCATGCTGCCGTGGGCGCTCGTGCCGCTCGCGGTCGCGCAGCCGATCGCGGGCTTCGTGTTCGTGCTCGACGGCGTGCTCATCGGCGCCGGCGACGTGCGCTACCTCGCGTTCACGGGCCTCGTGAACCTCGCGCTCTACCTCCCGCTGCTGCTGCTCGCGCTGCTGCCGGCCGTGCCGCACGGATCCGCGGCCCTCGCCGTGCTGTGGCTCGCGTTCTCGGTCGGCTACCTCGGCGCCCGCGCCCTCACGCTCGGGCTGCGCGCACGGTCGGATGCGTGGATGGTGCTGGGCGCGACGCGCTAG
- a CDS encoding mechanosensitive ion channel domain-containing protein, giving the protein MIDDVLAADWFGWAVALAIGVPIVLVVLTEVVNHLQRRGHAAAKPLRFLRNWVVPVAALLALLAFAFQSPADQVWVRIVATVLGFLVILLVLSAFNVALFSHAEEGSWRQRIPTIFIEIARLVLVVVGLGLLFQWVWGADVGGLITALGVTSIVIGLALQNAVGGVISGLLLLFEQPFQIGDHLDAAGVSGRVVEVNWRASHIDTGSGIQIVPNSTLAGASFTNRSRPAGPHHAAVDVAFSTDDPPHEVVALLVHVASSLPMLVPGETPTASYSGKGGFSVSLPVQGPGLVGAATSTFLGWLWYAARRRGFALDGDATDPIAEPGVLERAIADVAPSLFADEGGRALLAEHARLERWGVGETVQPSGVVPDTVRFVVDGRAQVVAANGAALLEIGTAERGAAIGQTALTREPAIASTVVQSVMTTLSVPLPTLDRLVASAPRLAQEMGRSIDATKQAMREAVAVSGGTALPGSRS; this is encoded by the coding sequence ATGATCGACGACGTGCTCGCGGCCGACTGGTTCGGCTGGGCGGTCGCGCTCGCGATCGGCGTGCCCATCGTGCTCGTGGTGCTCACGGAGGTCGTGAACCACCTGCAGCGGCGCGGGCACGCGGCGGCGAAGCCGCTGCGCTTCCTGCGCAACTGGGTCGTGCCGGTCGCGGCGCTGCTCGCGCTGCTCGCGTTCGCGTTCCAGTCGCCCGCCGACCAGGTGTGGGTGCGCATCGTCGCGACGGTGCTCGGCTTCCTCGTCATCCTGCTCGTGCTGTCGGCGTTCAACGTCGCGCTCTTCTCGCACGCCGAGGAGGGGTCGTGGCGGCAGCGCATCCCGACGATCTTCATCGAGATCGCCAGGCTCGTGCTCGTCGTCGTGGGCCTCGGCCTGCTGTTCCAGTGGGTGTGGGGCGCCGACGTCGGCGGCCTCATCACGGCGCTCGGCGTCACGTCGATCGTCATCGGCCTCGCGCTGCAGAACGCCGTCGGCGGCGTCATCTCGGGCCTGCTGCTGCTGTTCGAGCAGCCGTTCCAGATCGGCGACCACCTCGATGCGGCAGGAGTCTCGGGCCGCGTGGTCGAGGTGAACTGGCGCGCGAGCCACATCGACACGGGCTCGGGCATCCAGATCGTGCCGAACTCGACGCTCGCGGGGGCGTCGTTCACGAACCGCTCGCGGCCAGCGGGGCCGCATCACGCAGCCGTCGACGTCGCGTTCTCGACCGACGATCCGCCGCACGAGGTCGTCGCGCTGCTCGTGCACGTGGCGTCGAGCCTGCCGATGCTCGTGCCTGGCGAGACGCCCACGGCGTCGTACTCGGGCAAGGGCGGCTTCTCGGTGTCGCTGCCCGTGCAGGGCCCGGGCCTCGTCGGCGCCGCGACGAGCACCTTCCTCGGCTGGCTCTGGTACGCGGCCCGTCGCCGTGGCTTCGCCCTCGACGGGGATGCGACCGACCCGATCGCCGAGCCGGGCGTGCTCGAGCGCGCCATCGCCGACGTCGCACCGTCGCTGTTCGCCGACGAGGGGGGCAGGGCGCTGCTCGCCGAGCACGCGCGCCTCGAGCGCTGGGGCGTCGGCGAGACGGTGCAGCCGTCGGGCGTCGTGCCCGACACCGTGCGCTTCGTCGTCGACGGCCGCGCGCAGGTCGTCGCCGCCAACGGCGCGGCGCTGCTCGAGATCGGCACCGCCGAGCGCGGCGCCGCCATCGGGCAGACGGCGCTCACGCGCGAGCCGGCCATCGCCTCGACGGTCGTGCAGTCGGTCATGACGACCCTGTCGGTGCCGCTGCCGACCCTCGACCGGCTCGTCGCATCCGCACCCCGCCTCGCGCAGGAGATGGGCCGCTCGATCGACGCGACGAAGCAGGCGATGCGCGAGGCCGTCGCCGTCTCGGGAGGCACGGCACTGCCAGGGAGCCGCTCCTAG
- a CDS encoding MFS transporter, which translates to MSQTTSATPERTTQQRRRRVLAASLVGTTIEWYDFYLYAQAAALVFGATFFPETTPAVALIASFATYGVGFLARPLGGIIAGHLGDRIGRKQLLVGSLLLMGIATLLIGLLPTYAQIGIWAVVALVVLRLAQGLSAGAEWGGSALLSVEHAPAGRRGFFGSFTQMGSAGGLLLATASIWGVQGILGTQAFQEWAWRIPFLFSAVLVVIGLVIRLGVEDAAEFRQIKQAGAVRRYPVLEVLKRHPRGVLVTIGLRLVQPAWFSILTVYSLTYLTNARGDSAIGIQSLLIVGAISLISTPLWGWLSDRIGRRRIAIGAAIGIGVAVWPFFAFLDHGPLALVWLVFLVGMNVLHDAIYGPQAAWFAEQFPTDLRYSGVSLGYQVGSIFSNGLTPLLAVVFVELGGGSPWILCVFIGVYAVLTSIAAVFAKDGGSDDVELAASDDVEAELDALVEGEGAAQRA; encoded by the coding sequence ATGTCCCAGACGACCAGCGCGACGCCCGAGCGCACGACGCAGCAGCGCCGCCGCCGTGTGCTCGCCGCATCCCTCGTCGGCACCACGATCGAGTGGTACGACTTCTACCTCTACGCGCAGGCCGCCGCCCTCGTGTTCGGCGCGACGTTCTTCCCCGAGACGACGCCCGCCGTCGCCCTCATCGCGTCGTTCGCGACGTACGGCGTCGGCTTCCTCGCCCGCCCGCTCGGCGGCATCATCGCCGGCCACCTCGGCGACCGCATCGGCCGCAAGCAGCTGCTCGTCGGCTCGCTGCTGCTCATGGGCATCGCGACCCTGCTCATCGGCCTGCTGCCCACGTACGCGCAGATCGGCATCTGGGCCGTCGTCGCCCTCGTGGTGCTGCGTCTCGCGCAGGGCCTGTCGGCCGGCGCGGAGTGGGGCGGATCGGCGCTGCTGTCGGTCGAGCACGCTCCGGCCGGGCGCCGCGGATTCTTCGGCTCCTTCACGCAGATGGGCTCGGCGGGCGGCCTGCTGCTCGCGACCGCGTCGATCTGGGGCGTGCAGGGCATCCTCGGCACCCAGGCGTTCCAGGAGTGGGCGTGGCGCATCCCGTTCCTCTTCTCGGCGGTGCTCGTCGTGATCGGCCTCGTCATCCGCCTCGGCGTCGAGGACGCTGCGGAGTTCCGCCAGATCAAGCAGGCGGGCGCGGTGCGCCGCTACCCGGTGCTCGAGGTGCTCAAGCGGCACCCGCGCGGCGTGCTCGTGACGATCGGCCTGCGCCTCGTGCAGCCGGCGTGGTTCTCGATCCTCACCGTGTACTCGCTCACGTACCTCACGAACGCGCGGGGAGACTCGGCGATCGGCATCCAGTCGCTGCTCATCGTGGGCGCGATCAGCCTCATCTCGACGCCGCTGTGGGGCTGGCTGAGCGACCGGATCGGCCGCCGTCGCATCGCGATCGGCGCCGCGATCGGCATCGGCGTGGCCGTCTGGCCGTTCTTCGCCTTCCTCGACCACGGCCCGCTCGCGCTCGTGTGGCTCGTGTTCCTCGTCGGCATGAACGTGCTGCACGACGCGATCTACGGCCCGCAGGCGGCGTGGTTCGCCGAGCAGTTCCCGACCGACCTGCGCTACTCGGGCGTCTCGCTCGGCTACCAGGTGGGCTCGATCTTCTCGAACGGCCTCACGCCGCTGCTCGCGGTCGTGTTCGTGGAGCTCGGCGGCGGCAGCCCCTGGATCCTCTGCGTCTTCATCGGCGTCTACGCCGTGCTCACGTCGATCGCGGCGGTGTTCGCGAAGGACGGCGGCTCCGACGACGTCGAGCTCGCCGCCTCCGACGACGTCGAGGCCGAGCTGGATGCGCTCGTCGAGGGGGAGGGCGCCGCGCAGCGCGCGTAG
- a CDS encoding LLM class flavin-dependent oxidoreductase translates to MPDRPPLRYAAFVMDTVSHIQHGLWRHPDAQQHRFDELDLWVDLARTLERGGFDAMFFADVVGLYGPAGGDYTLNAREGLQIPNGDPSVLISALAAATEHLGFAFTSSVLQAHPFEFARRVSTLDHLTKGRVGWNVVTSALDGAARNFGSDRLEEHDERYVWAQEYVDVVTKLWEGSWDDDAWRADKAAGVVSDAAGIHRIDHVGTRYSVAGPHLSRPSPQRTPVLFQAGSSVAGRAFAARNAEAQFILSSTPEKTAELIASTRDQVEAVGRARDDIRFFLGLAFVIGSTEEEAQRKSAEIDEHLSPDGFLVHSNLGFDPETGAQLDPDTPLSQVRTQTNQSHLQWLQEAAGDREPTIRDLAALSARIRSRVVGTPEQIADQLATWQDAGVDGINVINWTIPGSFEEFVDHVMPVLRERGLAEAHPETPGTLRSRIFGHDQLPASHPARQWRGAFS, encoded by the coding sequence GTGCCCGATCGCCCGCCGCTGCGGTACGCAGCGTTCGTCATGGACACCGTCTCGCACATCCAGCACGGCCTGTGGCGGCATCCCGACGCGCAGCAGCACCGGTTCGACGAGCTCGACCTGTGGGTCGACCTCGCGAGGACGCTCGAGCGCGGCGGCTTCGACGCCATGTTCTTCGCCGACGTCGTGGGCCTGTACGGCCCGGCGGGCGGCGACTACACGCTCAACGCGCGCGAGGGCCTGCAGATCCCCAACGGCGACCCGTCGGTGCTCATCTCGGCGCTCGCCGCCGCGACCGAGCACCTGGGCTTCGCCTTCACGTCGTCGGTGCTGCAGGCGCACCCGTTCGAGTTCGCACGCCGCGTCTCGACGCTCGACCACCTCACGAAGGGTCGCGTCGGCTGGAACGTCGTGACGAGCGCCCTCGACGGCGCCGCCCGCAACTTCGGCAGCGACCGGCTCGAGGAGCACGACGAGCGCTACGTGTGGGCGCAGGAGTACGTCGACGTCGTAACGAAGCTGTGGGAGGGGTCGTGGGACGACGACGCGTGGCGCGCCGACAAGGCCGCCGGCGTCGTGTCGGACGCGGCCGGCATCCACCGCATCGACCACGTCGGCACGCGCTACTCGGTCGCCGGACCGCACCTGTCGCGGCCGTCGCCGCAGCGCACGCCCGTGCTGTTCCAGGCCGGGTCGTCGGTCGCCGGCCGCGCGTTCGCGGCGCGCAACGCCGAGGCCCAGTTCATCCTGTCGTCGACGCCCGAGAAGACCGCCGAGCTCATCGCGTCGACCCGCGACCAGGTGGAGGCCGTGGGCCGCGCCCGCGACGACATCCGCTTCTTCCTGGGCCTCGCCTTCGTGATCGGGTCGACGGAGGAGGAGGCGCAGCGGAAGTCGGCCGAGATCGACGAGCACCTCTCGCCCGACGGCTTCCTCGTGCACTCGAACCTCGGCTTCGACCCCGAGACCGGCGCGCAGCTCGACCCCGACACCCCGCTGTCGCAGGTGAGGACGCAGACGAACCAGTCGCACCTGCAGTGGCTGCAGGAGGCCGCGGGCGACCGCGAGCCCACGATCCGCGACCTCGCGGCGCTGTCCGCCCGCATCCGCTCGCGCGTCGTCGGCACGCCCGAGCAGATCGCCGACCAGCTCGCGACGTGGCAGGACGCCGGCGTCGACGGCATCAACGTGATCAACTGGACGATCCCCGGCTCGTTCGAGGAGTTCGTCGACCACGTCATGCCCGTGCTGCGCGAGCGGGGCCTCGCCGAGGCGCACCCCGAGACGCCCGGCACCCTGCGGTCGCGCATCTTCGGCCACGACCAGCTGCCCGCGTCGCACCCGGCGCGGCAGTGGCGCGGAGCGTTCTCGTGA
- a CDS encoding acyl-CoA dehydrogenase family protein, whose protein sequence is MTVVGGLVADSIVDRFAPLIEEVRAGAVQRELDRELPIDLVRRLADAGVGRVRLPVADGGLGASIAESVALTIALSAADANVGHLLRSHAGFVELVLRRGPGAERDAWVSRIAGGALVGNATSELTGTTLADISTRVSVGADGAWRLDGRKFYSTGTLYSDWVYLAAADGDARVTFAVPTDAPGVEIRDDWDGFGQRATASGTTVFDGVPVDPDAFATYGAGPLTHIQAFYQLHLVAVLAGIAEAVVRDAGDFVRPRSRSYVHANTARPADDPQVLEVVGRLSTTAFAVRAAVLEAARALDVAAASAAPGAALDARLLEEAEIAVYQAQVLATDAVPDAATRLFEIGGASATERTRALDRHWRNARTVASHNPANFKARTIGAWEVSGTGPLGVWHRYETVGPTAF, encoded by the coding sequence GTGACCGTCGTCGGCGGGCTCGTGGCCGACTCGATCGTCGACCGCTTCGCGCCGCTCATCGAGGAGGTGCGCGCCGGAGCCGTGCAGCGCGAGCTCGACCGCGAGCTGCCGATCGACCTCGTGCGCAGGCTCGCGGATGCGGGCGTCGGGCGGGTGCGCCTGCCCGTCGCCGATGGCGGACTCGGAGCATCCATCGCCGAGTCGGTCGCGCTCACGATCGCGCTGTCGGCGGCCGATGCGAACGTCGGCCACCTGCTGCGCTCGCACGCCGGATTCGTGGAGCTCGTGCTGCGGCGCGGGCCCGGGGCGGAGCGGGATGCGTGGGTGTCGCGCATCGCGGGCGGTGCACTCGTGGGCAACGCGACGAGCGAGCTCACCGGCACCACGTTGGCCGACATCTCGACGCGGGTGTCGGTCGGTGCTGACGGCGCATGGCGGCTCGACGGGCGCAAGTTCTACTCCACCGGCACCCTCTACTCCGACTGGGTCTACCTCGCGGCCGCCGACGGCGACGCGCGCGTGACGTTCGCGGTGCCGACGGATGCGCCCGGCGTCGAGATCCGCGACGACTGGGACGGCTTCGGCCAGCGCGCGACGGCCTCGGGCACGACGGTGTTCGACGGCGTGCCCGTGGACCCCGACGCGTTCGCGACGTACGGCGCCGGGCCGCTCACGCACATCCAGGCGTTCTACCAGCTGCACCTCGTGGCGGTGCTCGCGGGCATCGCCGAGGCCGTCGTGCGCGACGCCGGCGACTTCGTGCGGCCGCGGTCGCGGTCGTACGTGCACGCGAACACGGCGCGGCCCGCCGACGACCCGCAGGTGCTCGAGGTCGTGGGGCGGCTGTCGACGACGGCCTTCGCGGTGCGGGCGGCGGTGCTCGAGGCGGCGAGGGCGCTCGACGTCGCGGCGGCGTCGGCTGCGCCGGGCGCTGCGCTCGACGCGCGGCTGCTGGAGGAGGCGGAGATCGCCGTCTACCAGGCGCAGGTGCTCGCCACGGATGCGGTGCCGGATGCCGCGACGCGGCTGTTCGAGATCGGCGGAGCGTCGGCGACGGAGCGCACGCGCGCGCTCGACCGCCACTGGCGCAACGCCCGCACCGTCGCCTCCCACAACCCCGCGAACTTCAAGGCGCGCACGATCGGCGCGTGGGAGGTCTCCGGCACGGGCCCCCTGGGCGTCTGGCACCGCTACGAGACGGTGGGCCCGACGGCGTTCTGA
- a CDS encoding adenylate/guanylate cyclase domain-containing protein — translation MSDALSTTSEPVAQRRRRGLSLGTQAKLLVMLLVVSLVSAIAIGVIGVTNGRASLQAAAYDQLTTIRELRGEALESEFAAIQTAVEVDSRNAQTLAALQAFDAGFDALRDQPLDAADDAALTAFYEERYIPALEERTGETYSADAFLPATNAGRYIQSQYTATRGLEDFDAALQDHDAGDGSDWSAANAQYGPYLTGLVDTLGYEDLLLLNLDAEVVYSAYQSVDMGLSMRGTVFGGSALTQAFDEVLSSGSLDALATTDFEAYLPSLGASTSWIVSPVGDGTNLVGALAVQVPSAQIDAVLTGNEGWADQGLGETGEVYVAGADGLMRSASRLLVEDPEGYVDQVVSQGTPTRVAEQVVADESTVLLQPVDDDGVEAALRGEDGVAEMADYRDGASLVAYAPIELQGLDWVIVARIDADEAFAPVADFTRTVVLSILGLLLLVSIVSLLLAQVFTRPINKLVTAVHQVAGGDYTVQVPVRSRDEFGDLGTAFNEMATSLRLKQDLIDQQQDENARLMRTLMPDSVAERLKDGGDEAIAERHENVSVLFAELVGWEDHARGLGLEEEMGQLNFLTRGFDEAATKAGVEQVRTLRGGYLASVGLQVPRVDNARRAVDFGIEMRAVVERFNAQHGTKVALRAGVDTGTVTSGLVARTNLAYDLWGDAVSLAYKVRTVTGEPGVYVSDAVHDRLRDTVEFTNVGSVDVAGTAKAVWRVG, via the coding sequence ATGAGCGATGCCCTGTCCACCACGTCCGAGCCGGTCGCGCAGCGCCGCCGACGCGGGCTCTCGCTCGGCACGCAGGCCAAGCTGCTCGTGATGCTGCTGGTCGTGAGCCTCGTGTCGGCGATCGCGATCGGCGTCATCGGCGTGACGAACGGCCGGGCGTCGCTGCAGGCCGCCGCCTACGACCAGCTGACGACGATCCGCGAGCTGCGCGGCGAGGCGCTCGAGAGCGAGTTCGCGGCGATCCAGACCGCCGTCGAGGTCGACTCGCGCAACGCGCAGACCCTCGCGGCGCTGCAGGCGTTCGACGCCGGCTTCGACGCCCTGCGCGATCAGCCCCTCGATGCCGCGGACGACGCCGCGCTCACCGCGTTCTACGAGGAGCGGTACATCCCGGCGCTCGAGGAGCGCACGGGCGAGACGTACTCGGCCGACGCGTTCCTGCCCGCGACGAACGCCGGCAGGTACATCCAGTCGCAGTACACGGCGACGCGCGGGCTCGAGGACTTCGACGCGGCGCTGCAGGACCACGACGCGGGCGACGGCAGCGACTGGTCGGCAGCGAACGCGCAGTACGGCCCGTACCTCACGGGCCTCGTCGACACCCTCGGCTACGAGGACCTGCTGCTGCTCAACCTCGACGCCGAGGTCGTGTACTCCGCGTACCAGAGCGTCGACATGGGGCTCTCGATGCGCGGCACCGTCTTCGGCGGCTCCGCGCTCACGCAGGCGTTCGACGAGGTGCTGTCGTCGGGATCGCTCGACGCCCTCGCGACGACCGACTTCGAGGCGTACCTGCCGTCGCTCGGCGCGTCGACGTCGTGGATCGTCTCGCCCGTCGGCGACGGCACGAACCTCGTCGGCGCGCTCGCCGTGCAGGTGCCGAGCGCGCAGATCGATGCGGTGCTCACGGGCAACGAGGGATGGGCGGACCAGGGGCTCGGCGAGACGGGCGAGGTCTACGTCGCCGGCGCCGACGGCCTCATGCGCAGCGCCTCGCGTCTGCTGGTCGAGGACCCGGAGGGCTACGTCGACCAGGTGGTGTCGCAGGGCACGCCCACGCGCGTCGCCGAGCAGGTCGTCGCCGACGAGTCGACCGTGCTGCTGCAGCCGGTCGACGACGACGGCGTCGAGGCGGCGCTGCGCGGCGAGGACGGCGTCGCCGAGATGGCCGACTACCGCGATGGCGCGAGCCTCGTCGCCTACGCGCCCATCGAGCTGCAGGGCCTCGACTGGGTCATCGTCGCGCGCATCGACGCCGACGAGGCGTTCGCGCCCGTCGCCGACTTCACGCGCACCGTCGTGCTGTCGATCCTCGGCCTCCTGCTGCTCGTCAGCATCGTGTCGCTGCTGCTCGCGCAGGTCTTCACGCGTCCGATCAACAAGCTCGTGACCGCCGTGCATCAGGTCGCGGGCGGCGACTACACGGTGCAGGTGCCCGTGCGCTCGCGCGACGAGTTCGGCGACCTCGGCACGGCGTTCAACGAGATGGCGACGAGCCTCAGGCTCAAGCAGGACCTCATCGACCAGCAGCAGGACGAGAACGCACGCCTCATGCGCACGCTCATGCCCGACTCCGTCGCCGAGCGGCTCAAGGACGGCGGCGACGAGGCGATCGCCGAGCGGCACGAGAACGTGTCGGTGCTGTTCGCCGAGCTCGTCGGCTGGGAGGACCACGCGCGCGGCCTCGGGCTCGAGGAGGAGATGGGGCAGCTCAACTTCCTCACCCGTGGATTCGACGAGGCGGCGACGAAGGCGGGCGTCGAGCAGGTGCGCACGCTGCGCGGTGGCTACCTCGCGAGCGTCGGGCTGCAGGTGCCGCGCGTCGACAATGCGCGCCGTGCCGTCGACTTCGGCATCGAGATGCGCGCCGTCGTCGAGCGCTTCAACGCGCAGCACGGCACGAAGGTCGCGCTGCGTGCCGGCGTCGACACCGGCACCGTCACGAGCGGCCTCGTCGCGCGCACGAACCTCGCCTACGACCTGTGGGGCGACGCCGTGAGCCTCGCGTACAAGGTGCGCACCGTCACGGGCGAGCCCGGCGTCTACGTGAGCGACGCCGTGCACGACCGCCTGCGCGACACCGTCGAGTTCACGAACGTCGGCAGCGTCGACGTCGCGGGCACGGCCAAGGCCGTCTGGAGGGTCGGATGA
- a CDS encoding M13 family metallopeptidase, with product MTAARSGIDIAELSPEIRPQDDLFQHVHAKWLARTDIPSDKARWGSFAVLAEEAEQAVRTIIEESTDAEPGTEQRKVGDLFASFMDEAAIDARGIDPIRHLLAQVDGIETTDDLLRVVASMERIGGPGLFGQYVDNDPGDPERYVVNVVQGGLGLPDESYYREESFAETRAKYLAHLQTMLGHVERPDAAAEASAILALETDVATHHWDRVTSRDSVKTYNLQPFVDTYEWLAPWFEAVESPADAYREVVVHQPSYLEGVATLLVPERLDAWRSWLRAGIVRAWAPYLTTTISKDAFAFYGTALTGALEQRARWKRGVALVEGALGDIVGKVYVERHFPPHARTAMDELIANLVAAYRASIETLEWMSPETREAALEKLERFTPKIGFPVRWRTYEALEVGDDLVANVQAAASHEHDRELGKIGRPIDRDEWFMGPQTVNAYYNPGFNEIVFPAAILQPPFFDHTADPAANYGAIGAVIGHEIGHGFDDQGSRYDGDGRLRDWWTEDDRARFEERTSVLIAQYDALSPAAAPDHNVNGALTIGENIGDLGGLGIAWKAYLRHLDGAEAPIIDGLDGAQRFFLSWAQAWQLKIRTEEAIRLVSIDPHSPNEHRTNQIVRNMDAFYDAFAVREGDALWLSPEARVTIW from the coding sequence ATGACTGCTGCCCGATCCGGCATCGACATCGCCGAGCTCAGCCCGGAGATCCGCCCCCAGGACGACCTGTTCCAGCACGTGCACGCCAAGTGGCTCGCGCGCACCGACATCCCCTCCGACAAGGCGCGCTGGGGATCGTTCGCCGTGCTCGCCGAGGAGGCGGAGCAGGCGGTGCGCACGATCATCGAGGAGTCGACCGACGCCGAGCCCGGCACCGAGCAGCGCAAGGTCGGCGACCTGTTCGCGTCGTTCATGGACGAGGCGGCGATCGACGCGCGCGGCATCGACCCCATCCGCCACCTGCTCGCGCAGGTCGACGGCATCGAGACGACCGACGACCTGCTGCGCGTCGTCGCGAGCATGGAGCGCATCGGCGGTCCCGGCCTCTTCGGCCAGTACGTCGACAACGACCCGGGCGACCCCGAGCGCTACGTCGTCAACGTCGTGCAGGGCGGCCTGGGCCTGCCCGACGAGTCGTACTACCGCGAGGAGTCGTTCGCCGAGACGCGCGCGAAGTACCTCGCGCACCTGCAGACGATGCTCGGGCACGTCGAGCGCCCGGATGCGGCGGCCGAGGCCTCCGCGATCCTCGCGCTCGAGACCGACGTCGCCACGCACCACTGGGACCGCGTGACGTCGCGCGACAGCGTCAAGACGTACAACCTGCAGCCGTTCGTCGACACGTACGAGTGGCTCGCGCCGTGGTTCGAGGCCGTCGAGTCGCCCGCCGACGCGTACCGCGAGGTCGTCGTGCACCAGCCGTCGTACCTCGAGGGCGTCGCGACGCTGCTCGTGCCCGAGCGCCTCGACGCGTGGCGCTCGTGGCTGCGCGCCGGCATCGTGCGCGCGTGGGCGCCGTACCTCACGACGACGATCTCGAAGGACGCGTTCGCGTTCTACGGCACCGCGCTCACGGGCGCGCTCGAGCAGCGCGCGCGCTGGAAGCGCGGCGTCGCGCTCGTCGAGGGCGCCCTGGGCGACATCGTCGGCAAGGTCTACGTCGAGCGGCACTTCCCGCCGCACGCGCGCACGGCGATGGACGAGCTCATCGCGAACCTCGTCGCCGCGTACCGCGCCTCCATCGAGACCCTCGAGTGGATGAGCCCGGAGACGCGCGAGGCGGCGCTCGAGAAGCTCGAGCGGTTCACGCCGAAGATCGGCTTCCCCGTGCGCTGGCGCACGTACGAGGCGCTCGAGGTCGGCGACGACCTCGTGGCGAACGTGCAGGCCGCCGCGTCGCACGAGCACGACCGCGAGCTGGGCAAGATCGGCCGCCCCATCGACCGCGACGAGTGGTTCATGGGTCCGCAGACCGTCAACGCGTACTACAACCCCGGCTTCAACGAGATCGTCTTCCCCGCCGCGATCCTGCAGCCGCCGTTCTTCGACCACACGGCGGACCCGGCCGCGAACTACGGCGCGATCGGCGCGGTCATCGGACACGAGATCGGCCACGGCTTCGACGACCAGGGCTCGCGCTACGACGGCGACGGCCGCCTGCGCGACTGGTGGACCGAGGACGATCGCGCGCGCTTCGAGGAGCGCACGAGCGTGCTCATCGCCCAGTACGACGCGCTGTCGCCCGCAGCCGCGCCCGACCACAACGTCAACGGCGCCCTCACGATCGGCGAGAACATCGGCGACCTCGGCGGCCTCGGCATCGCGTGGAAGGCGTACCTGCGGCACCTCGACGGTGCCGAGGCGCCCATCATCGACGGGCTCGACGGCGCGCAGCGCTTCTTCCTGTCGTGGGCGCAGGCGTGGCAGCTGAAGATCCGCACCGAGGAGGCCATCCGCCTCGTGTCGATCGACCCGCACTCGCCGAACGAGCACCGCACGAACCAGATCGTGCGCAACATGGATGCGTTCTACGACGCGTTCGCGGTGCGCGAGGGCGATGCGCTGTGGCTGTCGCCCGAGGCGCGCGTCACCATCTGGTAG